The genomic region TGGCTTTACCACTGTGGAATAACTTTGGGGGCGGCCGCTGTGGACCGCCTGGAGTGTGCCGGGGCTGTGGGTGGTGAAGAAGTGTGTGTTGTTCCTGCGCCGTCCAAGCTGCGGCGCCGCTGGCAGGGGATGATGGTTACTCCGCAGGTAGCGTGTGCGGTGGCGCAAACACTGCGGGCAGTGGGGGTGCCGGCACAGATGCGAGAGGTGTTGGCGCTGCGGGTGGGCCAGCGCACCCAGTCGGGCCGGGATGCGCAGACGCGCCGCCGGGGTCGCCACGGGGCAATGTTCTTGCGTACCCCGGTGCGGCAGCGGCAAGCAATCGTGGTGGATGACGTGATCACCACGGGCGCCACGATCCGAGAGTGCGTGCGCGTGTTAGAAAGCACGGGGGTGCAGGTGCCGCTCGTGCTCAGTTTGGCTGTAGTGAAGAAACCCCAGTTCATAGGGTAGAATCTAACACCATAAGGTGACGTAGTTCACCGCAGTCAGGTATTATAGGTGTATGCCTAGTGAGTTAACACTTACAAAGAGGTAGGCGACCGGGAGGTG from Gleimia hominis harbors:
- a CDS encoding ComF family protein, translated to MYARPLLDLLLPTACAGCGRWDTPLCEACGNLSSTYPRPHVLEEVGSPAVAALSLGKYDGPLRRIILTAKHDSGARLDTWLYHCGITLGAAAVDRLECAGAVGGEEVCVVPAPSKLRRRWQGMMVTPQVACAVAQTLRAVGVPAQMREVLALRVGQRTQSGRDAQTRRRGRHGAMFLRTPVRQRQAIVVDDVITTGATIRECVRVLESTGVQVPLVLSLAVVKKPQFIG